One region of Mesomycoplasma ovipneumoniae genomic DNA includes:
- a CDS encoding DNA-processing protein DprA, with protein sequence MNKKLIHYAIKYKGDYFSIQKAIQQNEEVTDEQIEKIEQLINSEEIRAITITDKNYPESLRILKNPPYVIFYSGNIEVLNDLQPKASLIGENYIPQIQNFFNRSLDQIIKRHVLVTNGYKGVEQKVMEFFRLHEIPIIGVSVNGVENPWMFENFKDYDKLLIISEYPKGVNINKKRLVQRNRLVAALSNFLVVYSLRQKGGSQNLVNFFLDLGKEIYCFYDDDYENLIDFKGSFDLIYQGANWITEIKDVHYKIGMGEK encoded by the coding sequence ATGAATAAAAAATTAATTCACTATGCAATCAAATATAAAGGGGATTATTTTTCAATCCAAAAGGCAATTCAACAAAATGAAGAGGTAACAGATGAGCAAATAGAAAAAATTGAACAATTAATTAATTCAGAAGAGATTAGGGCAATTACAATTACAGATAAAAATTACCCTGAATCCTTACGGATTCTTAAAAACCCACCATATGTGATATTTTATAGTGGCAATATCGAAGTTTTAAATGACTTACAACCAAAAGCTTCACTAATTGGTGAAAATTATATTCCTCAAATTCAAAATTTTTTTAATCGCTCACTTGATCAAATAATAAAAAGACACGTTTTAGTGACAAATGGATATAAAGGAGTAGAACAAAAAGTAATGGAATTTTTCCGTTTACATGAAATACCAATTATTGGCGTTTCAGTAAATGGAGTTGAAAATCCTTGAATGTTTGAAAATTTTAAAGATTACGATAAATTATTAATAATTTCTGAATACCCTAAGGGGGTTAACATTAATAAAAAACGGCTAGTCCAACGGAATCGATTAGTCGCTGCCCTTAGTAATTTTTTAGTGGTTTATTCACTTCGCCAAAAAGGTGGATCACAAAATCTAGTTAATTTTTTTCTCGATCTTGGTAAGGAAATTTATTGCTTTTATGATGATGATTATGAGAATCTAATTGATTTTAAAGGCTCTTTTGATTTAATTTATCAAGGAGCAAATTGGATAACTGAAATCAAAGATGTGCATTACAAAATAGGAATGGGTGAAAAATAA
- a CDS encoding Mbov_0395 family pilin-like conjugal transfer protein, with translation MYFLSLFQDTKVGGELSTLATTLQNWIKYLTQIGMPVVGGILVAAIVFFATMLAITHDVEKRDKWKKALIWSSIGFVIILVALGLSTVIISVASSAATGGAKG, from the coding sequence ATGTATTTTTTAAGTTTATTTCAAGACACCAAAGTTGGAGGCGAGTTATCGACTCTTGCAACTACGCTGCAAAATTGAATAAAATATCTGACTCAAATAGGAATGCCCGTTGTTGGTGGAATTTTAGTTGCCGCAATTGTTTTTTTCGCGACAATGCTTGCAATTACCCACGATGTTGAAAAGCGGGATAAGTGAAAAAAAGCATTAATTTGGTCCTCAATTGGATTTGTAATCATTCTAGTTGCCCTTGGATTATCAACAGTAATAATCTCTGTTGCAAGTTCAGCAGCAACTGGCGGAGCTAAAGGGTAA
- a CDS encoding Mbov_0399 family ICE element protein, producing MSKKIPFFLISGLIPALFLSAGYQNTTYFKLNNYDNYETKSEFANFSAQFDLEIERQLDSFSFEWIKDKNINSKGEIRKLNSYWFDREIKEKFYQPGSRPEIKSENFAPEYCSQLENCRNWQFYLNESKFRNWKEETIFSIYGEYDKSIFDRNSLSITSKKHNKINISDILNEYAKNKIGELEKNFNLKNIKINHLIYRVGFELQRDKIKKFTVNLQYRYSYQKRVLNKDLELEKYLSDLRQNFNNSIIKNNQISISIETNQQKNDEIQSFSLTSSQKGLKEIEKKVAEFSNELFKKGKKYNEDLHFNIVADRQIEFFIRFKHPQDKNFYNFQLNNKVNVNLFFEDKDKFWKRLTIIPGNIYDPKTYQSKIDEPVQIYEPKTQTNEGGVRRIYGGKWEYHNKIKLNFITNPDENEILYVNGNPVDVLDLNFDYDLEDLRLEQKNQQNSTNSYKVEIKKFQKDNKIQDNSELVAIYEIEFVIKAANSIMDIKWFAWDPKNNKDQQKLIEPYLKDKNGQIIYDQFGVKVKNPEYDPLIDVKTGTKKQIVWISTGKNPDSIPENSNFAQLPSEISRFNLGLESEFGFIAEASVSGKGANIVLNSNPENDKVSSFRYLVDSDNSENFEILSKNGQKSEKFDITNSANKYFSIGGVWLFSSKFDKGLSSYKIVSIGENSSSQLFNDVFPNKSIIPFWESKAGQILEQYLLLEKITNENIKKLTYEQILLYWRNFIDNVVKKQQINRINQKLDQNIEIKNKIVLLVQKNLTFENLEQAINENTGSNHDFESTTGRKALQINPEMISEVSKFFIDNNENSGNIDIKIENIVQSQDNKFDFDIKILKKDNKNAENFDEVLGILSFSDIEIKDSEQNENKTKIKFNLKNDKHTVSQNLQNSSQIMDYFSNQENFDKVNLFLEENDENIIANFNLKPEYNELFDLQTPFIVVKKSTKNSDIFQDSRNIFDELLLERINLTGIENLQNAKNFILEQIQASWKDIKYNYNSDFIIENFDNVVEKAIKNIEESEQIPHKIWNLTLKVKENQINKFYGSKTIKLVNIIGSLNNPKINNLSQIKANEFSLSISKNSENLENAIKDHVYNLLLPEEIDSKKYLYLQNISQIVDNFRTNPKLEKATLVLKPGTPQLNGKKELTIFNSDFSTLGDLNFVGLEKNSDTTESNIEKSTAYWVIPLIIFSIIGLLFFGFWVYNKFIAKFKN from the coding sequence ATGAGCAAAAAAATACCATTTTTTTTAATTTCTGGCCTTATTCCTGCGCTTTTTTTGTCGGCAGGTTACCAAAACACAACTTATTTTAAATTAAATAATTATGATAATTATGAAACAAAATCTGAATTTGCAAATTTTAGTGCTCAATTTGACTTAGAAATTGAAAGACAACTTGATTCATTTAGTTTTGAATGAATAAAAGATAAAAACATTAACTCAAAAGGTGAAATAAGGAAACTAAATTCATATTGATTTGATCGAGAGATCAAAGAAAAATTTTACCAACCAGGCTCAAGACCTGAAATAAAAAGTGAAAATTTTGCACCTGAATATTGCAGTCAACTTGAAAATTGTCGAAATTGACAATTTTATTTGAATGAATCCAAATTCAGAAATTGGAAAGAAGAAACAATTTTTAGCATTTATGGCGAATATGATAAGTCAATTTTTGACCGAAATTCATTATCAATAACATCAAAAAAACATAATAAAATCAACATTTCAGACATTTTAAATGAGTATGCCAAAAATAAAATTGGCGAACTTGAAAAGAATTTTAACCTTAAAAACATAAAAATAAATCATTTAATTTACAGAGTTGGATTTGAATTACAAAGAGATAAAATTAAAAAATTTACTGTAAATTTGCAATATCGATATTCATACCAAAAAAGAGTTCTAAATAAGGATCTAGAGCTTGAAAAATATTTGTCTGATTTAAGGCAAAATTTTAATAACTCAATTATCAAGAATAACCAAATTTCGATAAGTATTGAAACAAATCAACAAAAAAATGATGAAATTCAAAGTTTTTCGCTGACCTCATCTCAAAAAGGTCTAAAAGAAATTGAAAAAAAAGTTGCTGAATTTTCAAATGAACTTTTTAAAAAAGGAAAAAAATACAACGAAGATCTACATTTTAACATTGTTGCCGACAGGCAAATTGAATTTTTTATAAGATTTAAGCACCCTCAGGACAAAAATTTTTACAATTTCCAGTTAAATAACAAGGTGAATGTAAACTTATTTTTTGAAGATAAAGACAAATTTTGAAAAAGGCTAACAATTATACCAGGTAATATTTATGATCCTAAAACTTATCAGTCAAAAATTGACGAACCAGTGCAAATTTATGAACCAAAAACTCAAACAAATGAGGGTGGAGTTCGGAGAATATACGGGGGAAAATGAGAATATCATAATAAAATAAAGTTAAATTTCATTACAAATCCAGATGAAAATGAAATTTTATATGTCAACGGAAATCCTGTCGATGTTTTGGATCTTAATTTTGATTATGATCTTGAGGACTTGAGACTTGAACAAAAAAACCAGCAAAATTCAACAAACAGTTATAAAGTTGAAATTAAAAAATTTCAAAAAGACAATAAAATACAGGATAATTCAGAATTAGTGGCCATTTATGAAATTGAATTTGTAATTAAAGCCGCAAATTCAATTATGGATATAAAGTGGTTTGCTTGAGATCCAAAAAATAACAAGGATCAGCAAAAATTAATTGAACCTTACTTAAAAGACAAAAATGGGCAAATAATTTATGATCAATTTGGAGTTAAGGTTAAAAATCCTGAATATGATCCATTAATTGATGTAAAAACTGGAACTAAAAAGCAAATTGTTTGAATATCAACCGGTAAAAATCCTGATTCTATTCCTGAAAACAGTAATTTTGCTCAACTTCCAAGCGAAATTTCGCGTTTTAATTTAGGTCTTGAATCAGAATTTGGATTCATTGCAGAAGCAAGTGTTAGTGGAAAAGGCGCCAATATAGTGCTAAATTCAAATCCTGAGAATGATAAAGTTTCGTCTTTTAGATATTTAGTTGACTCAGATAATAGTGAAAATTTTGAAATTTTAAGCAAAAACGGTCAAAAATCAGAAAAATTTGACATTACAAATAGTGCAAATAAATATTTTTCGATTGGGGGAGTTTGACTTTTTTCATCTAAATTTGACAAAGGACTTTCATCATATAAAATTGTTTCCATTGGTGAAAATTCAAGTTCTCAACTTTTTAATGATGTTTTTCCAAATAAATCAATTATCCCTTTTTGGGAATCAAAAGCAGGTCAAATTTTAGAACAATACTTACTTTTAGAAAAAATAACAAATGAAAATATCAAAAAATTAACTTATGAACAAATTCTATTATATTGAAGAAATTTTATAGATAATGTTGTAAAAAAACAGCAAATTAACAGAATTAATCAAAAATTAGACCAAAACATCGAAATTAAAAACAAAATTGTTTTATTAGTTCAAAAAAATTTGACTTTTGAAAATTTAGAACAGGCAATTAACGAAAACACAGGTTCAAATCACGATTTTGAAAGCACAACAGGCCGCAAAGCTCTCCAAATTAACCCAGAAATGATTTCTGAAGTATCTAAATTTTTTATAGATAACAATGAAAATTCTGGTAATATTGATATAAAAATTGAAAATATTGTTCAGAGTCAGGATAATAAATTTGATTTTGATATTAAGATACTTAAAAAAGATAATAAAAATGCAGAAAATTTTGATGAAGTTTTAGGTATCTTGAGTTTTTCTGATATTGAAATTAAAGATTCAGAACAAAATGAAAATAAAACTAAAATTAAATTTAATTTGAAAAACGACAAACACACAGTAAGTCAAAATTTGCAAAATTCATCTCAGATAATGGATTACTTTTCAAATCAAGAAAATTTTGATAAAGTGAATCTGTTTTTAGAAGAAAATGACGAAAATATAATTGCAAATTTTAATCTAAAGCCTGAGTATAACGAGCTTTTTGATTTACAAACTCCCTTTATCGTTGTGAAAAAAAGCACAAAAAATAGTGATATTTTTCAAGATTCAAGAAATATTTTTGATGAACTTTTGTTAGAGCGAATTAATCTTACTGGTATAGAAAATTTGCAAAATGCCAAAAATTTTATTTTGGAGCAAATCCAGGCGAGTTGAAAAGACATAAAATACAACTATAATTCTGACTTTATAATTGAAAATTTTGATAATGTTGTTGAAAAAGCGATAAAAAATATCGAAGAAAGTGAACAAATACCTCATAAAATTTGAAATTTGACTCTAAAAGTTAAGGAAAATCAAATTAATAAATTTTATGGATCAAAAACTATTAAACTCGTTAATATTATAGGAAGTCTAAATAACCCTAAAATTAACAATTTAAGTCAAATTAAAGCCAATGAATTTAGTCTTTCTATCTCAAAAAATAGTGAAAATTTGGAAAATGCCATTAAAGATCACGTCTATAATCTTCTTTTACCTGAGGAAATTGATTCAAAAAAATATTTGTACCTACAGAATATTTCACAAATTGTAGATAATTTTCGAACTAATCCAAAATTGGAAAAAGCAACCCTTGTTTTAAAACCTGGAACCCCACAACTAAATGGAAAAAAAGAACTCACTATTTTTAATTCGGATTTTTCAACTTTAGGTGATTTAAATTTTGTAGGTTTAGAAAAAAATTCTGACACTACTGAGTCCAATATTGAAAAATCCACAGCTTATTGAGTAATTCCGTTAATTATTTTTTCAATAATAGGACTACTCTTTTTTGGTTTTTGGGTTTACAACAAATTTATTGCAAAGTTTAAAAATTAG
- a CDS encoding Mbov_0396 family ICE element transmembrane protein, with protein sequence MFGWLFSGLINIITYPFFTLGWYLLVYLPFSVIAFFNYIFEKIGINIIVHAIFHRQTFSFESLPIGFWIFAIASISMGFIVLILRYVKFLIIRRNSADTEIAAMSKVSVGSFIFIFAFPVIFFALLIAIQSTLTIINNYISGDQNLIELMLKSASNKIPDSEIQTISQDFSVPSYSTFTSMESGEGIILIITLSASSIVVAYILGISFISLFTASAQLFMNFITMPLWAVSSIWDDGRKLKTWTRTFFGQFAVIIIYQVSFNLFLIWVASTYKIADSIDFEGAKGIFIFRFLLKISFIIGGGLAISTFTRQIAANYGQAGAVEHHQRLASSTLKVGGVALAGAAGTMFKLNQNNHKKCYRFNRFAFKMKSKKTIWYCW encoded by the coding sequence ATGTTTGGTTGACTTTTTAGTGGTTTAATCAATATTATTACTTACCCATTTTTTACTTTGGGATGGTATTTACTTGTTTATTTACCTTTTTCAGTTATTGCCTTTTTTAATTATATTTTCGAAAAAATTGGCATAAACATTATTGTCCATGCAATTTTTCATAGACAAACATTTTCGTTTGAAAGTCTTCCAATCGGTTTTTGAATTTTTGCAATTGCCTCGATTTCAATGGGTTTTATTGTTCTTATTTTACGATATGTCAAATTTTTAATTATTCGTCGTAATTCTGCAGATACAGAAATTGCGGCGATGTCTAAAGTTAGTGTTGGCTCTTTTATTTTTATTTTTGCTTTTCCAGTTATTTTTTTTGCTTTACTAATTGCAATTCAGTCAACCTTAACAATAATAAATAATTATATTAGTGGCGACCAAAATTTAATTGAATTAATGTTAAAATCGGCATCAAACAAAATTCCTGACAGCGAAATTCAAACAATTAGTCAAGATTTTAGTGTTCCTTCTTATTCAACTTTTACTTCAATGGAATCCGGTGAGGGAATAATTTTAATTATAACACTTTCGGCATCTTCAATTGTTGTTGCCTATATTTTAGGAATTAGTTTTATTTCATTATTCACGGCATCAGCACAACTTTTTATGAATTTTATAACCATGCCACTTTGAGCAGTAAGTAGCATTTGGGACGATGGTAGAAAACTAAAAACTTGAACAAGAACATTTTTTGGCCAATTTGCAGTAATTATTATTTACCAAGTCAGTTTTAATTTGTTCTTAATTTGAGTAGCTTCGACCTATAAAATTGCAGACTCAATTGATTTTGAAGGAGCAAAAGGGATATTTATCTTCCGTTTTTTGCTAAAAATATCTTTTATAATCGGCGGCGGACTGGCAATTTCTACCTTTACTCGCCAAATTGCGGCTAATTATGGACAGGCCGGAGCTGTTGAACATCACCAAAGATTAGCTTCTTCTACTCTAAAAGTTGGTGGGGTTGCTCTTGCTGGAGCGGCCGGGACAATGTTTAAATTAAACCAAAATAATCACAAAAAATGCTACCGATTTAACAGGTTTGCCTTCAAAATGAAATCAAAAAAAACCATTTGATATTGTTGATAA
- a CDS encoding Mbov_0397 family ICE element conjugal transfer ATPase, which produces MKLQNKRIKNVQIQIFRHITLIDIPIIIVLFLVSASISFALPENLFILLKMLISTAFFLVWTVPLIKYYKNWGLKGYKIIWYIALYITRPKVYSKISSTSANTRNLLPYSRAKQDFIKISGGFIAGVEIYGQDIFSIGSQKIEQILEQFTTSLNAVNSRISIVKIAHPNDLTKNKLFFLQNQEECKANLNENFCQFYKNDIANFDTYLHHRYFIIIYEKNDVSLLQQLNLLRSNISSTGFRAKTCTLRDLLDLNLKIINFSDFLSDQEYKKIQEGDDISKYLAQDRIEWHPEYFKINDIYFSVQTINEYPFNLPLGWAAQLFSTNSSVVWHLNRLTSAEKETSFNRGAKNLESNLNDQKNVVQKSKTATERAALEEIINIAGSSNEEIFYSTFIFLNWGETKSQLKEIESKNRNNLRNIGGTINPLKYRQLQGFASLFFRFSNLLKEEIEMQASNVAFGIPFTSRNFNDGNYNIIGISKTDYTPIFFDLFLQNQDRKNSNCFILGTSGAGKSTLTKKLLTYNKAVGNSVIILDPQNEYWRIGEELKANTINFASGSSTIFNPLQIQKVFNPQSKIIDETIYNNAETISLHLQNLERFFGILLPNLDHKMLMSIIECVNEIYKNKNFYTLFNDVSLLEPREFPTIDDLIANYKLMNFSYISQHEKMIVSSTLEYEFSKYGKLNRLFNGQNSNFNIENGLVIFNVSTLMHLEKRIYQAAFFLILSFIEGKIATNFYKNKKITLIVDEAHRFIDESNTIALDFLFKIAKTIRKYNGGLIITTQNPGDFAISGEAARKSEAIIENCQYAFFFNLKSNDINKVDKLFSSSGGLTDEEKKFIALAQIGEFIFSANLNDRYICSGYFNNAEKKLFFDKGDKLINKGD; this is translated from the coding sequence ATGAAATTACAAAATAAACGAATTAAAAATGTTCAAATCCAAATTTTTCGACACATTACACTAATTGACATTCCAATAATTATTGTTTTGTTTTTAGTTTCTGCCTCTATTAGTTTTGCACTTCCTGAAAATTTATTTATTTTGCTAAAAATGTTAATTTCTACTGCCTTTTTTTTAGTTTGAACAGTTCCATTAATAAAATACTACAAAAATTGGGGGCTAAAGGGTTATAAAATTATCTGGTATATCGCTCTTTATATTACAAGACCTAAAGTTTATAGCAAAATTTCCTCTACAAGCGCAAATACACGAAATTTATTACCATATAGCCGTGCTAAACAGGATTTTATTAAAATTTCAGGCGGATTTATAGCTGGAGTTGAAATTTATGGTCAGGATATTTTTAGCATTGGAAGTCAAAAAATTGAACAAATTCTTGAACAATTTACAACAAGTCTTAATGCTGTTAATAGTCGAATTTCGATTGTAAAAATTGCTCATCCTAATGATTTAACAAAAAATAAACTATTTTTTTTACAAAATCAGGAAGAATGTAAAGCCAATTTGAACGAAAATTTTTGTCAATTTTACAAAAATGATATTGCAAATTTTGACACTTATCTACATCATCGTTATTTTATTATTATTTATGAAAAAAATGATGTTAGTTTGCTTCAGCAACTTAATTTGCTTAGATCGAACATTTCATCAACAGGTTTTCGCGCTAAAACTTGTACACTTAGAGATTTACTTGATTTAAATTTGAAAATAATTAATTTTAGTGATTTTTTAAGTGATCAAGAATATAAAAAAATTCAAGAAGGTGATGATATTAGCAAATATTTGGCACAAGACCGAATTGAATGACATCCAGAATATTTTAAAATTAATGACATTTATTTTTCAGTCCAAACAATTAATGAATATCCATTCAATCTTCCTCTTGGGTGAGCAGCACAACTTTTTTCAACAAATAGCAGCGTTGTTTGGCATTTGAATCGACTAACAAGCGCCGAAAAAGAAACAAGTTTTAACCGAGGTGCAAAAAATTTAGAATCTAATTTGAATGACCAAAAAAATGTTGTCCAAAAATCTAAAACCGCTACTGAGCGAGCAGCTCTTGAAGAAATAATTAACATCGCTGGCTCTTCAAATGAAGAAATATTTTATTCGACATTCATTTTTTTGAATTGAGGGGAAACAAAGTCTCAACTTAAAGAAATTGAAAGTAAAAATCGAAATAATTTAAGGAATATTGGCGGAACAATAAATCCACTAAAATACCGTCAATTACAGGGTTTTGCTTCACTTTTTTTCCGTTTTAGCAACCTTTTAAAGGAAGAAATTGAAATGCAAGCAAGTAATGTTGCATTTGGAATTCCTTTTACATCTCGAAATTTTAATGACGGAAATTATAATATAATTGGGATTAGTAAAACTGATTATACCCCTATTTTTTTCGATCTTTTTTTGCAAAATCAAGATCGAAAAAATTCAAATTGTTTCATTTTAGGAACTTCTGGCGCCGGTAAGTCAACATTGACAAAAAAATTGCTAACTTATAATAAAGCTGTCGGAAATTCAGTGATTATTTTAGATCCACAAAACGAATATTGGAGAATAGGCGAAGAACTAAAAGCAAATACAATTAATTTTGCCAGTGGATCATCAACAATTTTTAACCCTTTACAAATTCAAAAAGTTTTTAATCCTCAGTCAAAAATTATTGATGAAACTATTTATAACAACGCCGAAACTATTTCACTTCACCTACAAAATTTAGAGCGCTTTTTCGGTATTTTGCTTCCAAATTTAGATCACAAAATGCTAATGTCTATCATTGAATGTGTTAATGAAATTTATAAAAATAAGAACTTTTATACACTTTTTAATGATGTTAGCCTTCTAGAACCCCGTGAATTTCCAACTATTGATGACTTAATTGCTAATTACAAATTAATGAATTTTTCTTACATTAGTCAGCATGAAAAAATGATTGTCTCATCAACTTTGGAGTACGAATTTAGTAAATACGGGAAACTTAATAGACTTTTTAATGGTCAAAACTCGAATTTTAATATTGAAAATGGTCTTGTAATATTTAATGTTTCAACATTGATGCATCTGGAAAAACGTATTTACCAAGCAGCATTTTTTTTAATTCTGTCATTTATAGAAGGAAAAATTGCTACAAATTTTTACAAAAATAAAAAAATTACTCTAATTGTCGACGAAGCGCACCGATTTATTGATGAATCAAACACAATCGCGCTAGATTTTTTGTTTAAAATTGCCAAAACTATTCGTAAATACAATGGTGGTTTGATAATAACAACACAAAATCCGGGCGATTTTGCAATTAGTGGGGAAGCTGCTCGAAAAAGTGAAGCTATTATTGAAAACTGCCAATATGCTTTCTTTTTTAATTTAAAAAGTAACGATATAAATAAAGTAGACAAACTTTTTTCATCTTCAGGCGGACTTACTGATGAAGAAAAAAAATTTATTGCACTGGCCCAAATAGGTGAGTTCATTTTTTCTGCAAATTTAAATGATCGATATATTTGTTCAGGTTATTTTAACAATGCCGAAAAAAAATTATTTTTCGATAAAGGCGATAAACTAATTAACAAAGGAGATTAA
- a CDS encoding APC family permease yields MMKTKSKNSLTERQFIFYGLNYVVGFGFIATISRVINQGIWGVFVFILTSLITLAVIFAFARAGQKYQNEVGGSYAYAKKTFKNGLVFFLGWNQVARIMLFSATSPLFFSTLLTEFDPDRQWLYVAISLVVYIILILAGSFGFKLSKRIILFTAIFKWATLFIGFGLIIYLIIQSNTYGHSFSQIQPFSVTLFAGTILSFIYSYGGFESLATISQNVETKRFKKVIILMFLIVISAYFLFYIIFLGLGSEYLSNFGLEKVYETLWGASGVSLFTIGLFFNRMSATMGSVQPYARYIAPLAEDGFLPSVFAKKNKHNEYQHAIYLSVSLAITSSIIFTIIPRIAGVTDTFGTILKAGNISFLIQYFLTLFTVLLWKWRKNEQIPIWEIVIYILGMIVILFTLIVSQLPFISSEEVAFEQFIPLISYVGAILIGYIVKFLTSWLKKRKLRKVVS; encoded by the coding sequence ATAATGAAAACAAAATCAAAAAACTCACTTACAGAACGACAATTTATTTTTTATGGGCTAAATTATGTTGTAGGATTTGGCTTCATAGCCACTATTTCGAGAGTAATTAATCAAGGAATTTGGGGTGTTTTTGTCTTTATTCTAACATCTTTAATTACTTTAGCGGTTATTTTTGCTTTTGCTCGAGCTGGGCAGAAATACCAAAATGAAGTTGGTGGTTCATATGCATATGCTAAAAAAACCTTTAAAAATGGACTTGTTTTCTTCTTAGGTTGAAATCAAGTTGCCCGAATTATGCTTTTCTCGGCAACAAGTCCGCTATTTTTTTCAACACTACTAACAGAATTTGATCCCGATCGCCAATGACTTTATGTTGCAATTTCATTAGTAGTTTATATAATTTTAATTCTTGCCGGTAGCTTTGGATTTAAACTCTCAAAACGAATAATTTTATTTACTGCTATTTTTAAATGAGCAACACTTTTTATTGGTTTTGGTTTAATCATTTATTTAATTATTCAATCAAATACATATGGACATAGTTTTAGCCAAATCCAACCTTTTAGTGTTACATTATTCGCTGGAACAATTTTATCATTTATTTATTCTTATGGTGGTTTTGAGTCATTAGCGACAATTTCACAAAATGTCGAAACAAAACGATTTAAAAAAGTAATAATTCTAATGTTTCTTATAGTAATTTCCGCCTATTTTTTATTTTATATAATTTTTTTAGGACTTGGTAGCGAATATCTTTCAAACTTTGGACTTGAAAAAGTCTACGAAACTCTTTGAGGTGCCTCAGGAGTATCACTTTTTACAATCGGATTATTCTTTAATCGAATGTCAGCAACAATGGGATCAGTCCAACCTTATGCAAGATATATTGCCCCGCTTGCTGAAGACGGTTTTTTACCTTCGGTTTTTGCCAAAAAAAATAAGCACAACGAATATCAACATGCTATTTATCTTTCAGTTTCGCTGGCAATTACTTCAAGTATAATTTTTACAATTATTCCTCGAATTGCAGGTGTTACAGACACTTTTGGTACAATTTTAAAGGCGGGAAATATCTCGTTTTTAATTCAGTATTTTCTCACACTTTTTACAGTTTTACTTTGAAAATGACGAAAAAATGAGCAAATTCCAATTTGAGAAATTGTAATTTATATTTTAGGTATGATTGTTATTTTATTTACACTTATTGTTTCTCAGTTACCTTTTATTAGTTCTGAAGAAGTAGCTTTTGAGCAGTTTATACCTTTGATAAGTTATGTTGGCGCAATTTTAATTGGATATATTGTTAAATTTTTAACTTCTTGACTAAAAAAGAGAAAATTGAGAAAAGTAGTTAGTTAA